ATCTCGACGTCCTTGCGGGGCAGCGGCGAGGGCTTGGCGCCCGAGCCGACGAAGCCGGTGATGCCGGGGGTGTTGCGGATGACGTACCAGGAGTCGTCGTCGAGGGTGCAGCGCACGAGGAGGTAGCCCGGGAAGACCTTCTTCTGGACGACGACCTTCTTGCCGTTCTTGAACTCCATGACGTCTTCCATGGGGATCACGACCTCGTAGATCGAGCCCTCCATGTTCATCGAGGAGGTGCGGGCCTCGAGGTTGTGCTTGACCTTCTTCTCGTAGCCCGACTGGGTGTGCACCACGTACCAGCGCCCGGGCCGGTCGTAGGGGCTCTCGGGCGGCGGGAGGGGGGCGTCGTCAAACAAGTCGTCGGCATCGATGACCCCCTCGTCGCCACCGTCGTCGCCCTTCCCCGCGTCCGCAGCTTCGGGCTCGTCGCCCTTCCCCGCGTCCGCAGCTTCGGGCTCGTCGGCCTCGGCCACCTCGGCCTCGGCTTCCGCCTCGGGGGCGTCGGCCTCCGCATCGGGCGCCGGGGCGTCGTCGGTGAGCACCGCCGCCTCGGGGGCGTCGGCGGACTCGTCGGTGTCGGTTTCGGGGGTGTCGGAGAAGTCGCTCATCTGACCTAGTTGACGTTGAGGAGCTTGAGGACCCATTCGGAGAAGAAGATGTCGAGCAGCGCGATCAGCGTGGTGAGGATGACCACGGTGACGAGCACGATGATCGAGTAGTTGATGACCTCCGCCCGGGTCGGCCACGCCACCTTGCGCAGCTCGGTGCGCACCTCGCGCACGAACTGCATCGGCGTGGTGCGCTTGTCCTTCGTCTTGGGTTGGGGCGTCGGACGCTTGCGCTGCTTCGCGACAGGTTCGCCGTCGGGGCCGATCTGGCCCTGACGCTGCATCATCCTCTTTTGTTCTCGGTTCATGGCCATGTGGCCGACCTCGTGTCGCGAACGGTCAGACGGGGGGTTGAGCAGGGCAGGAGGGACTCGAACCCCCAACCGCTGGTTTTGGAGACCAGTGCTCTACCAGTTGAGCTACTGCCCTAGGGGGTCCTGCGAACGAGCAAGCGTACCAGAGGCCTCGCCGCGTCCCTATTCGGCAGTCGGCGCCCGGGCGGCGCCGGCGCTAGGCGACGCGCCCGAGGGAGCGACGGGACCGCGCCAACACGATGGCGCCGGCCACCCCGGCCACGCTGGCGACCCCCGCGGCCAGCCCACCGAGGTAGGCGGCACGGTGGTGGCGCAGGTGCCCCAGTACCGAGGCCTGCTCGGCCTCGTCGAGGCTGAGCAGGACCTCGTCGGTCAGCCCTGCCGGCGGGACGAGTTCGACCGTCCCCAGCGTCTCGAGGGCGCGCGCCAGCTTCCGGTGCTGGGCCGCCTCGGCCTGGCAGCGCAGGCAGTGATCGACGTGGCGCCGGACGCCCGGCGCGAGCACACCGGTGCCGCCCGCCGCGGCGGCGAGGTCGTAGGCCACCCGATCACACTGCGGGGTCTCGAACAGCATCACACCGCCTCCTCCTGGTCGCCCTCGCCCGGCAGTGGGTACAGCGCCTCCCGCAGGCGCCGCCGGGCCCGATGCAGCCGCACCTTGGCCGCCGTCTCCGAGATCCCCAGCTCGGCGGCGATGGCGTCGTGCGACAGGTCGTACACGTCACGCAGGACCACCACGGCCCGCAGCTTGGGGGCGAGCCCGTCGAGGGCGGCGACGAGCTCGTCGCGCAGCTCGACGTTCCCCGCCCGGGCCACCGGGTCGACCTCGGGGCGCAGATCTTCCTGCGGCGTGTCCTCCCCGAGCTCCTCGTGGCGGTGGCGGGTCCGCCGGTCCAGGTGGTCGGCGGCGCAGTTCGCGGTGATCCGGTACAGCCACGTCGTGAACGCGGCGTCCCCCCGGAACTTGCGGATCGAGCGATACGCCCGCAGGTAGGCGTCCTGCACGACGTCGGCGGCATCGTCCTCGTCCCCGCACAGCCGCCGC
This sequence is a window from Acidimicrobiales bacterium. Protein-coding genes within it:
- the nusG gene encoding transcription termination/antitermination factor NusG is translated as MSDFSDTPETDTDESADAPEAAVLTDDAPAPDAEADAPEAEAEAEVAEADEPEAADAGKGDEPEAADAGKGDDGGDEGVIDADDLFDDAPLPPPESPYDRPGRWYVVHTQSGYEKKVKHNLEARTSSMNMEGSIYEVVIPMEDVMEFKNGKKVVVQKKVFPGYLLVRCTLDDDSWYVIRNTPGITGFVGSGAKPSPLPRKDVEMFLAVKTEGEEVQKRGKPRLEYEINETVRVKEGPFADFSGEIVEINEDQLKVKVLVNIFGRETPVELEFSQVAKL
- the secE gene encoding preprotein translocase subunit SecE, translated to MAMNREQKRMMQRQGQIGPDGEPVAKQRKRPTPQPKTKDKRTTPMQFVREVRTELRKVAWPTRAEVINYSIIVLVTVVILTTLIALLDIFFSEWVLKLLNVN
- a CDS encoding RNA polymerase sigma factor — protein: MAELVASAQEGDRGAFDEIVRRTTPATWTLARRLCGDEDDAADVVQDAYLRAYRSIRKFRGDAAFTTWLYRITANCAADHLDRRTRHRHEELGEDTPQEDLRPEVDPVARAGNVELRDELVAALDGLAPKLRAVVVLRDVYDLSHDAIAAELGISETAAKVRLHRARRRLREALYPLPGEGDQEEAV